A region from the Neurospora crassa OR74A linkage group V, whole genome shotgun sequence genome encodes:
- the chs-3 gene encoding chitin synthase 3 has protein sequence MSYNRLDDDFYESHPMDPRMHTAPPAGHPIQPGYQLEDNPYHHQQGFDIPAGPGRYSPGDALHIQTPQPIEGMGGYNAPGQHYTPDYAVNPEEHHDAYYNQPYEPQVGHDPYAAAPTPPVAGYQAHDDQRPMLMHTDSQVGQSDPYHDEPQPPTNNAPIKRWKTVKQVLLYRGNLVLDCPIPPKLLNQLPHGERDEFTHMRYSAATCDPSEFYEENFTLRQKLFSKPRHTELFIVVTMYNEDEILFARTMIGVFKNIEYMCKRTESKTWGKDAWKKIVVCVVSDGRAKINPRTRALLAGMGVYQEGIAKQQVNGKDVTAHIYEYTTQVGMTIKNDVVQLIPKQQPVQMLFCLKEKNQKKINSHRWFFQAFGRVLDPNICVLIDAGTKPGGSSIYHLWKAFDLEPMCAGACGEIKAMLGTGGKNLINPLVATQNFEYKMSNILDKPLESAFGFISVLPGAFSAYRYVALQNDKNGQGPLEKYFAGEKLHGGDAGIFTANMYLAEDRILCFELVTKRNCHWILQYVKSATGETDVPADLTELILQRRRWLNGSFFAAIYAIVHFHQFFRSDHSFLRKIAFFIEFVFQTVNMIFAWFAIGNFFLVFKILTTGLGDEKLLGTVGQILGVVFAWAYGVTLITCFVLSMGNRPAGSPRLYMGMVVFWAIIFIYLMFAAIYIAVVAIQTDVQKGLSFTDLFRNELFYTLIVSVVSTYGIWLIASLLMFDPWHMVTSMVQYMLLSPTYTNVLNVYAFCNTHDISWGTKGDDKPDKLPSVNTKDGQGKTDLPDEGDLNASYERELQVFSRKYVKPVTAPTSAQLEEKQMDYYRGVRSMVVLVWMITNFALCAVVLSTAGLERIDPEEGSQEQQTTKRATIYMSVVLWSVAVLSGFKFVGACWFLVVRMFRGV, from the exons ATGTCGTACAATCGATTAG ACGACGACTTCTACGAAAGTCACCCAATGGATCCTCGAATGCATACGGCGCCCCCGGCGGGCCACCCCATACAGCCAGGCTACCAGTTGGAGGACAACCcgtaccaccaccagcaaggCTTCGATATCCCGGCCGGCCCTGGGAGATACAGTCCTGGAGATGCGCTACACATTCAGACTCCT CAACCGATCGAGGGCATGGGCGGATACAACGCCCCGGGCCAACATTATACCCCCGATTACGCCGTGAACCCGGAAGAGCACCACGATGCCTACTACAACCAGCCCTACGAGCCCCAAGTTGGCCATGATCCATATGCCGCGGCTCCCACACCCCCAGTGGCCGGCTACCAGGCGCACGACGACCAACGGCCCATGCTGATGCATACCGATTCCCAAGTCGGCCAGAGCGATCCTTACCACGACGAACCCCAACCGCCAACGAACAATGCGCCCATCAAGAGGTGGAAGACAGTCAAGCAGGTGCTTCTGTACCGCGGTAACTTGGTGTTGGATTGTCCCATCCCTCCAAAGCTGCTGAACCAGCTACCCCACGGCGAGCGCGACGAGTTCACCCACATGAGATACTCGGCTGCCACCTGCGACCCTTCCGAGTTCTACGAGGAGAACTTCACTCTGCGCCAGAAGCTCTTCAGCAAGCCTAGGCACACGGAGCTCTTCATTGTCGTGACCATGTACAACGAGGACGAGATTCTGTTTGCGCGCACCATGATTGGTGTGTTCAAGAACATCGAGTACATGTGCAAGCGGACGGAAAGCAAGACCTGGGGCAAGGACGCCTGGAAGAAGATTGTGGTGTGCGTCGTCAGTGACGGTCGTGCCAAGATCAACCCGAGAACGAGAGCGTTGTTGGCCGGTATGGGTGTCTATCAGGAGGGTATCGCCAAGCAACAGGTTAACGGAAAGGATGTCACGGCGCATATTTACGAGTACACGACCCAGGTCGGCATGACCATCAAGAACGATGTCGTCCAGCTCATCCCGAAGCAGCAGCCCGTTCAGATGCTGTTCTGtctcaaggagaagaaccAGAAGAAGATCAACTCGCATCGTTGGTTCTTCCAGGCCTTTGGTCGCGTTTTGGATCCCAATATCTGCGTGCTCATCGATGCTGGTACTAAGCCCGGTGGCAGCTCCATCTACCATCTGTGGAAGGCCTTCGATCTCGAGCCCATGTGCGCCGGCGCCTGCGGTGAGATCAAGGCCATGTTGGGCACGGGCGGCAAGAACCTGATCAACCCGCTCGTCGCCACTCAGAACTTTGAGTACAAGATGAGTAACATTCTCGACAAGCCTCTCGAATCCGCCTTTGGCTTCATTTCCGTCTTGCCCGGTGCCTTCTCCGCTTACCGCTACGTCGCTTTGCAAAACGACAAGAACGGCCAGGGCCCCTTGGAAAAGTACTTTGCCGGTGAGAAGCTACACGGCGGCGACGCCGGCATCTTCACGGCCAACATGTACCTCGCCGAGGATCGTATCTTGTGTTTCGAGCTCGTCACGAAGCGCAACTGCCATTGGATCCTGCAGTACGTCAAGTCGGCCACGGGTGAGACCGATGTGCCCGCCGACTTGACGGAGTTGATTCTGCAGCGTCGTCGTTGGCTCAACGGTTCCTTCTTCGCGGCTATCTATGCTATTGTCCACTTCCACCAGTTCTTCCGGTCCGATCACTCCTTCTTGCGAAAAATTGCCTTCTTCATCGAGTTCGTGTTCCAGACGGTCAACATGATCTTTGCCTGGTTTGCTATTGgcaacttcttcctcgtATTTAAGATCTTGACGACGGGTCTGGGCGACGAAAAGCTTTTAGGGACTGTCGGCCAGATTTTGGGCGTCGTGTTCGCGTGGGCCTACGGTGTGACTCTGATAACATGCTTCGTCTTATCCATGGGTAATCGGCCGGCTGGTTCTCCACGGTTGTACATGGGTATGGTTGTTTTCTGGGCCATTATCTTTAT CTACCTAATGTTCGCAGCCATCTACATCGCCGTCGTTGCCATCCAAACCGACGTCCAAAAGGGCCTCTCCTTCACCGACCTCTTCCGTAACGAGCTCTTCTACACCCTCATCGTCTCCGTCGTCTCAACCTACGGCATTTGGCTGatcgcctccctcctcatgTTCGACCCCTGGCACATGGTCACCTCCATGGTGCAGTACATGCTCCTCTCGCCCACCTACACCAACGTCCTCAACGTCTACGCCTTCTGCAACACCCACGATATCTCATGGGGTACCAAGGGTGACGACAAGCCCGACAAGCTGCCGTCTGTCAACACTAAGGACGGCCAGGGTAAGACGGATCTTCCCGACGAAGGCGATCTCAACGCCTCGTACGAGCGCGAACTCCAGGTGTTCTCGAGGAAATACGTGAAGCCGGTGACGGCGCCGACGAGTGCGCAGTTGGAGGAGAAGCAGATGGATTATTACCGCGGTGTCAGATCGATGGTCGTGTTGGTGTGGATGATTACGAACTTTGCGCTGTGCGCGGTGGTGTTGAGTACAGCTGGTCTCGAAAGGATCGATCCGGAGGAAGGAAGCCAGGAGCAGCAGACGACGAAGCGGGCGACGATTTATATGAGCGTGGTGTTGTGGAGCGTGGCGGTTCTGAGCGGGTTCAAGTTTGTGGGGGCTTGTTGGTTTTTGGTAGTGAGGATGTTTAGGGGTGTTTGA
- the tom70 gene encoding outer mitochondrial membrane translocase, whose product MAPTIPPPSVPIPAATPVTVPADSSIWDRVSNWVSEHKAVVYTIAGVSVVITTAGVVYYLRKGSEQKESGPKLSKKERRKRKQAEKGEAEKASTSKTEEAAPTQPKAAAVESADELPEIDEESVVRLSEDERKAYAAKLKELGNKAYGSKDFNKAIDLYSKAIICKPDPVYYSNRAACHNALAQWEQVVADTTAALKLDPHYVKALNRRANAYDQLSRYSDALLDFTASCIIDGFRNEQSAQAVERLLKKFAENKAKEILETKPPKLPSSTFVGNYLQSFRSKPRPEGLEDSVELSEETGLGQLQLGLKHLESKTGTGYEEGSAAFKKALDLGELGPHEALAYNLRGTFHCLMGKHEEALADLSKSIELDPAMTQSYIKRASMNLELGHPDKAEEDFNKAIEQNAEDPDIYYHRAQLHFIKGEFAEAAKDYQKSIDLDSDFIFSHIQLGVTQYKMGSIASSMATFRRCMKNFDQTPDVYNYYGELLLDQNKFQEAIEKFDTAIALEKETKPMCMNVLPLINKALALFQWKQDYAEAEQLCEKALIIDPECDIAVATMAQLLLQQGKVVEALKFFERAAELARTEGELVNALSYAEATRTQIQVQENYPELASKLQGMSGGPGMR is encoded by the exons ATGGCTCCCACCATCCCGCCGCCCTCCGTCCCCATCCCGGCGGCCACGCCCGTCACTGTCCCGGCCGACTCGTCCATCTGGGACCGCGTCTCCAACTGGGTCTCGGAGCACAAGGCTGTTGTCTACACCATTGCTGGTGTTtccgtcgtcatcaccaccgccggtGTTGTCTACTATCTCCGCAAGGGATCA gagcagaaggagtCCGGCCCCAAGCTCagcaagaaggaaaggaggaaaCGGAAGCAGGCCGAGAAGggggaggccgagaaggcttCTACTTCCAAGACAGAAGAGGCCGCTCCCACACAacccaaggccgccgccgtcgagaGCGCCGACGAGCTGCCCGAGATCGATGAGGAATCCGTCGTCAGGCTATCCGAGGACGAGCGCAAGGCGTACGCCGCCAAGCTGAAGGAGCTCGGAAACAAGGCCTACGGTTCCAAGGACTTCAACAAGGCCATCGACCTTTACTCCAAGGCCATCATCTGCAAGCCCGACCCCGTCTACTACTCCAACCGCGCCGCTTGCCACAATGCCCTCGCCCAGTGGGAGCAGGTTGTCGCCGATACCACCGCCGCTCTCAAGCTCGACCCCCACTACGTCAAGGCCCTGAACCGCCGTGCCAATGCCTACGACCAGCTTAGCCGCTACAGCGACGCTCTCCTCGACTTCACTGCCAGCTGCATCATCGACGGCTTCCGCAACGAGCAGAGCGCCCAGGCCGTCGAGCGCCTCCTCAAGAAGTTCGCCGAGAACAAGGCCAAGGAAATCCTCGAGACAAAGCCTCCCAAGCTCCCCAGCTCCACCTTTGTTGGCAACTACCTCCAGAGCTTCCGCTCCAAGCCCCGCCCCGAGGGTCTCGAGGACTCTGTTGAGCTCTCCGAGGAGACCGGTCTTGGTCAGCTGCAGCTTGGCTTGAAGCACTTGGAGAGCAAGACTGGTACTGGTTATGAGGAGGGCTCCGCCGCCTTCAAGAAGGCCCTCGACCTCGGCGAGCTCGGTCCTCATGAGGCTCTTGCCTACAACCTCCGTGGTACCTTCCACTGCCTCATGGGCAAGCACGAGGAGGCTCTCGCCGATCTCAGCAAGTCCATCGAGCTCGACCCTGCCATGACCCAGAGCTACATCAAGCGTGCTAGCATGAACCTTGAGCTCG GTCACCCCgacaaggccgaggaggactTCAACAAGGCCATTGAGCAGAACGCCGAGGACCCTGATATCTACTACCACCGCGCCCAGCTCCACTTCATCAAGGGGGAGTTCGCCGAGGCTGCTAAGGATTACCAGAAGTCCATCGATCTCGACTCCgacttcatcttctcccaCATCCAGCTTGGTGTCACCCAGTACAAGATGGGCTCCATTGCCTCTTCCATGGCCACCTTCCGCCGCTGCATGAAGAACTTCGACCAGACCCCCGATGTCTACAACTACTATGGCGAGCTTCTTCTCGACCAGAACAAATTCCAGGAAGCCATTGAGAAGTTCGATACCGCGATCGCcctcgagaaggagaccaAGCCCATGTGCATGAACGTTCTCCCCCTCATTAACAAGGCTCTTGCCCTCTTCCAGTGGAAGCAGGATTATGCCGAAGCTGAGCAGCTCTGCGAGAAGGCCCTCATCA TCGACCCCGAGTGCGACATTGCCGTCGCCACCATGgcccagctcctcctccagcaggGCAAGGTCGTCGAGGCCCTCAAGTTCTTTGAGCGTGCCGCCGAGCTCGCCCGCACCGAAGGCGAACTTGTTAACGCCCTTTCCTACGCCGAGGCCACGAGGACACAGATCCAGGTACAGGAGAACTACCCCGAGCTGGCCAGCAAGCTCCAGGGCATGAGCGGTGGTCCCGGCATGCGGTAA
- the ro-4 gene encoding centractin, whose amino-acid sequence MTDSLHNAPIVLDNGSGTIRAGFAGDDVPKCHFPSFVGRPKHLRVLAGALEGEVFIGQKAASELRGLLKIRYPLEHGIVTDWDDMEKIWAYVYDEGLKTLSEEHPVLLTEPPLNPRANRDTAAQILFETFNVPALYTSIQAVLSLYASGRTTGVVLDSGDGVSHAVPVYQGFTVPNSIRRIDVAGRDVTEYLQTLLRKSGYVFHTSAEKEVVRLIKESVTYVAHDPRKEEKEWAAAKMDPAKIAEYVLPDGNKLKIGAERFRAPEILFDPEIIGLEYPGVHQIVVDSINRTDLDLRRDLYSNIVLSGGSTLTKGFGDRLLTEVQKLAVKDMRIKIFAPPERKYSTWIGGSILAGLSTFRKMWVSIDDWHENPDIIHTKFT is encoded by the exons ATGACAGACTCTTTGCACAACGCGCCCATTGTGCTCGACAATGGCTCGGGCACCATTCGCGCCGGCTTCGCGGGAGACGACGTACCAAAATGCCACTTCCCCTCCTTCGTAGGGAGGCCAAAGCACCTACGAGTGCTGGCCGGCGCATTAGAAGGCGAGGTGTTTATCGGCCAAAAGGCGGCCTCAGAGTTGCGCGGACTGCTCAAGATCCGATATCCGCTGGAGCACGGCATCGTGACGGATTGGGACGATATGGAGAAGATTTGGGCATATGTATACGATGAGGGGTTGAAGACGCTCAGTGAAGAG CATCCAGTCCTCCTAACCGAACCACCCCTCAACCCGCGCGCAAACCGCGACACAGCCGCCCAGATCCTCTTCGAGACCTTCAACGTACCTGCTCTCTACACCTCCATCCAAGCCGTCCTGTCGCTCTACGCCTCGGGGCGAACGACAGGCGTGGTTCTCGACTCGGGCGACGGTGTTTCGCATGCCGTGCCCGTCTACCAGGGCTTCACCGTGCCCAACAGCATCCGGCGCATCGACGTCGCAGGGCGAGACGTGACCGAGTACCTGCAGACGCTGCTGCGCAAGAGCGGCTATGTGTTCCATACGAGCgctgagaaggaggtggtCCGGCTGATCAAAGAGAGCGTCACGTACGTGGCGCACGATCCGcgcaaagaggagaaggagtggGCGGCGGCCAAGATGGATCCGGCCAAGATTGCCGAGTATGTCTTGCCGGATGGAAACAAGTTGAAG ATAGGAGCAGAGCGTTTCCGCGCCCCGGAAATCCTCTTCGACCCCGAGATTATCGGTCTCGAGTATCCCGGCGTGCACCAGATAGTGGTTGACTCGATCAACCGGACAGACTTGGACCTGCGCAGGGACTTGTACTCCAACATTGTGTTATCCGGAGGCAGCACGCTCACAAAGGGTTTCGGCGATCGCTTGCTCACGGAAGTGCAGAAGCTCGCGGTTAAGGACATGCGGATAAAGATTTTTGCGCCGCCGGAGAGGAAGTACTCGACCTGGATCGGTGGTAGTATTTTGGCGGGTTTGAGCACATTTAGAAAG ATGTGGGTTAGCATTGACGACTGGCACGAGAATCCGGATATCATCCATACGAAGTTtacatga
- a CDS encoding SNARE docking complex subunit, which translates to MAPTPGNSLRDKQILSIKKLLNLNQPLEPTDGDDSNGFQSASAPLLKDIPTWKILVFDELGRNVISPVLQVSDLRSMGVTLHVSIAANRQPIPDVDAIYLIEPNAKNLQQITNDLQKNLYNSASINFLSSVPRPLLEDFAAQTAVAGTSEKIAQIFDQYLNFIVPEPDLFSLGMQKEHTYWALNSAKTQDEELDRVIDRIVSGLFSVVVTLGVIPIIRCPRGAAAEMVATKLDRKLRDHILNSKDNLFSAHRAAASSTGTPKPLLVIMDRNIDLIPMLSHSWTYQSLCADVFGLSESNRITIESPVDSNNPAKGTNKKTYDLAADDFFWAKNSCLPFPQVAEDIDIELTKYKEEADALTKKTGVRDLDHFEQDSSASAQHLKAAVTLLPELRARKATLDMHMNILAAILGEIQSRQLDNYFQLEENVFKQTKAQVLDQIKTADKGKPEDYLRLFVIWYLSTEQDVSRQEWTQFEEALAAKGCDTTCLSYIKQVRATTKMTQLTTVNNPSSSNQQQSGSSDLFNRFSAISSRLTDRLKETGVPTGALSNNVASLLGGIKNFLPEDRDLTVTKITESLMDPSAASSSAIAKTEHYLYFDPRSANARGTMPQPSAMRAQGSGSSLGGPGGLPGSSGPGQTASFGQRRQGFSEAIVFMVGGASTAEYSNLQEWAARTTTGDRAKRRVIYGGTELLNAGSFIKEELERLGKEVS; encoded by the exons ATGGCGCCAACACCAGGGAACTCTCTGCGCGACAAGCAGATCT TGTCTATCAAGAAGCTCCTGAACCTCAACCAACCCCTCGAACCGaccgacggcgacgactCGAATGGCTTCCAATCCGCTTCCGCCCCCTTGCTAAAGGACATTCCCACGTGGAAGATCTTGGTCTTTGACGAGCTTGGTCGCAATGTCATCAGCCCAGTACTCCAGGTTTCGGATCTGCGATCCATGGGCGTCACGCTACACGTTTCCATCGCGGCCAACAGGCAACCGATTCCTGATGTCGATGCCATCTACCTTATCGAACCGAACGCCAAGAACCTCCAGCAAATCACCAATGATCTTCAGAAGAACCTCTATAACTCTGCCAGCATCAACTTCCTCTCCTCGGTACCACGGCCACTGTTGGAGGACTTTGCGGCGCAAACCGCTGTCGCCGGCACATCGGAGAAGATTGCCCAGATATTCGACCAGTACCTCAACTTTATCGTTCCCGAGCCGGATTTGTTCAGTCTGGGCATGCAGAAGGAGCATACATACTGGGCGTTGAATAGCGCAAAGACACAAGATGAGGAGTTGGACAGAGTTATCGACAGGATCGTCAGCGGCCTGTTTAGCGTGGTGGTGACACTAGGCGTCATTCCCATTATTCGCTGCCCCAggggtgctgctgctgagatGGTTGCAACGAAATTGGACCGAAAACTTCGCGATCATATTCTCAACTCCAAGGACAACCTCTTTTCGGCACACAGGGCAGCCGCTTCCAGCACTGGAACGCCAAAGCCCCTGCTCGTTATCATGGACCGTAATATTGACCTAATTCCCATGCTGTCCCACTCGTGGACCTACCAGAGTTTATGCGCCGACGTCTTTGGTTTGTCGGAATCGAACCGGATCACAATCGAGAGCCCCGTGGACTCCAATAACCCGGCCAAGGGCACCAACAAGAAGACGTATGATTTGGCTGCCGATGATTTCTTCTGGGCCAAGAACTCATGCCTGCCGTTCCCTCAG GTTGCCGAGGACATCGACATTGAACTCACGAAAtacaaggaggaggcggatgcTCTCACCAAGAAGACTGGCGTTAGGGATTTGGACCATTTCGAACAAGACTCGAGTGCAAGTGCTCAGCATCTAAAAGCAGCTGTTACACTCTTGCCCGAACTGCGCGCAAGAAAAGCCACTTTGGATATGCACATGAACATCCTTGCTGCTATCCTTGGCGAGATTCAAAGCCGACAGTTGGATAACTACTTCCAACTGGAGGAGAACGTGTTCAAGCAAACCAAGGCGCAAGTGCTGGATCAGATCAAGACGGCGGACAAGGGCAAGCCTGAGGATTACCTGCGTCTCTTTGTGATCTGGTACCTCAGCACGGAACAGGATGTGTCTCGTCAGGAATGGACGCAATTTGAGGAGGCACTCGCGGCCAAGGGCTGCGACACAACGTGCCTCTCTTACATTAAGCA AGTCCGCGCCACGACCAAAATGACACAACTCACCACGGTAAATAATCCTTCATCCTCCAACCAGCAACAATCCGGGTCCTCGGACCTTTTCAACCGCTTCTCCGCCATCTCCAGCCGTCTCACCGACCGCCTCAAGGAGACGGGCGTGCCCACGGGCGCTCTCTCCAATAACGTGGCCTCTCTCTTGGGTGGCATCAAGAACTTCCTCCCCGAAGACCGCGACCTCACGGTAACCAAGATCACCGAGTCCCTCATGGACCCATCGGCCGCCAGCTCCTCGGCCATCGCCAAGACGgaacactacctctacttcgaCCCGCGCAGCGCCAACGCGCGCGGCACCATGCCCCAGCCGTCGGCCATGCGGGCCCAAGGGAGCGGGTCATCCCTGGGCGGGCCCGGTGGCTTGCCAGGATCAAGTGGCCCGGGCCAAACGGCCAGTTTCGGGCAACGCAGACAGGGGTTCTCGGAGGCGATTGTGTTCATGGTTGGCGGTGCGAGCACGGCCGAATACAGCAATTTGCAGGAGTGGGCGGCGAGAACGACGACGGGAGATCGTgcgaagaggagggtgatTTATGGTGGTACGGAGTTGCTTAATGCTGGCAGCTTTatcaaggaggagttggagaggtTGGGTAAGGAGGTTTCGTAG